gttccttgtagttttcaatttgggatctctttcggggtgatggatggattctttcgatgactattttatcctctagttctaggacctcagggcagttctccttgatgatttcttggaagatactgtccaggttgttttcttttggtcatggctttctggaagaccaataattcttagattatctctcctggatctattttccaagtcagttgtttctccaatgagatattttatgttttcttctattttttcattctttagattttatttgactgattcttggtgcctcatagagtcattagcttttacttgcccaattctaattttttaatgaattattttcttcagatagcttctgcatctctctttccatttggccaattttacttttcaaagattcattttctccttttagaTTTGgtagtttttcttttacctctctaatttggcttttaaaatcctctttgagctcttctaggaaggctttttgggcttgtgaccagatcatatttccttttgaggtttcagatgtgggtatagtgtcaatgctgtcctcttctaagttcATATTTCGATCTTTTCTGTCCCCACAATActattcaatgattttttttttttttacttttctagcttgCTTCTTCATGGGAATtgactttttcctggctttttaagtggacCTCTGCTTCTGGGCCCCAGGGGGCTTGGTCTcaaacttcttgtgttgggagctaggggcctggttactggctttgtgtaatGTGGCCTCTGGtattgtcagctagaagctatattcTGCTGCAGCTCATGTGatgctgagctgaagctggctggtgtgtgctaaGGATTGAGTGCCagtgaggtctttctgagtttccctgggtgggggggggggggcgtcacagcctgaggtgtgggggaggggtggtctggctgctggaagtcacCTCTTCTCATAGGACTGTGCTAcatagcatgggtggtctcagccgtAGGTCTGCACTGGTATCTGCCAATTCCCctagctgtgcaaaggcatgcctggggtcctggtgatgGTGCTTGCCAGCTCCATCCCCCTGGATCTTAGGAACTCCTCCTAAGGtagggcttgctgggatgcctcccttcttGCACCGGTCTCCTTCTGTCACCACAAGAAAGGCCATCTCCccagcctcctgagctaaaagactactgAACCTCCACTTCTAGCtcttctatttcagggtttctcctagggcagtatttTTTGGGTTATTAAAGGGAGGGACTAGAGCTCTTCGAGTTTACtgagtcatcatggctcctggaagttcaagaaagtgagtttcaaaccttgatagctccaggagtagctgctgttGCTGCAGGCTCTGCGCTTCTGTTTCACCTagttctgacagactcctgtcctatgccaagaggcctggggatcaccactgcAGCGGTGGGCTGGGCCTGCTCTTGTTCCCATATGGTGCTCCGGTCTGGTGTGGGGTGGTTCTGTGTGCCCAGTGCTCTCTCAGTTCGGTACAAtagatctctctctttctggactctcctggcttggaaatctgccacattctgtctcctagtggattctacctctctcaaaactGTTCACTTCTCAAGAGGTGTCTGAAAGAATTTCAGAGAGCtcaggccatcttggctctgcctctaggattctggttttcaatccattctgctatctgcttctgttttatggttgTTTTGATCACTACCTTCACTACCTTCCCTTTTGTCAGTCTCTCTCCcccctattattatccctgtctaagatagatttctgtatccaactgaGTGCATAtgttccttctttgagccaattttgatgagtaAAGTTTAAGCTTGGTTCCCCCCTTCCCCCGCATCTTCTCCTCCATTATActagctctttcatgcctcttttatgtgggataatttatctcattcaatctctcccttccagtgcaattttctttctcacccctcttattttttttgggggggtatcaTCTCATCAAAGTCACTTTATAACCAttccctctttctatatatactcctaattgctcttatagtaataaagttcttaagagttataaatattatcttgtcatatagaaatataaagtttAATAGTTTAaccttcttaaattttctctttcttgtttctttccttacctttttatgtttcccttgagttttgtatttggaggtcaaattttttattcagctctggtcttttaactaggaatgcttgagagtcctgtattttgctaaatatccttttccccccaaagattatattcagttttactgggtagatgattcttggttgtgatcccaactcctttgccttccatcatcatattccaagttttctggttctttaatgtggaaactgccaaATCATTTGTAAtgctgactgtagctccacagtatttaaattgtttctttttggctgctttgcagtactttctccttgatctgtgagttctggaatttggctatgatgttcctgagagttttcgtattaagatctctttcaggtggtgatcagtggattctttccatttctattttgccaccTGGTTCTAATATAGCAGAGCACTTttctttgatagtttcttgaaagatgttatccaggccttttttttttttccattgtggcTTTCAAGTAATCTAATAATTCTTGTAgtatttctcctggatgtattttctaggtcagttgtttttccaatgagaagttttacattttcttctaagtttttacttttttgattttgttttattatatcttgatgtttcacagagtcattagcttctacttgctcagttctaattttttttttttagatatttgaaATACAACTTTATTATGATCTAAACgaaaagggaatgggaatgaCAGTAACAAACAAGATTCATCACTGAATATTGTGATGGGACTGCAGCAGTCATATTTGAAACTCAAGGGGACGTAAATGCAGTCCAAAACAGCTAAATACGCAGGTCTAAGATAtgaatcatatatattttttaactgCTACGTTCACTCCAAAGCCCATTCATTTTCTTCAGCATCCCAAAGATTAAGCACATGTTCTGTTCAGCTATATAATAAAGTGGCAAACACGCTATACCACTGACATCACAGGACAGTTGCCTATAAAACTAGACCTCTGACGCTGGGCTCTAGCTTCATTCCCTTACAGGTCATCATCTTCATCAGGGAGCGCAGTTGTCTGAGCAATCTGTAAGTCCTGCTCATACTGTGCTGCCAGTGCTGGGTCCATGACAACCTCCAGAGGTGCAAGAGCAGACATGGCAACAAACTCCAAATTAAGGTCTCCAGTAAGTTTTCTAGCAAGCCAAAGGAAGGGCTTCTCAAAGTTGTAGTTACTTTTGGCTGAGATGTCATAGCACTGGAGATTCTTCTTCCTATGGAAGACAATTGATTTCGCCTTAACTTTTCTGTCCTTAATATCCACTTTGTTGCCACACAACACTATAGGGATATTTTCACATACTCGTACCAGATCTCTATGCCAGTTAGGTACATTCTTGTAAGTAACTCTTGATGTTACATCAAACTTTATAATGGCACACTGAGCTTCGATGTAATAACCATCTCTCAGACCACCAAATTTCTCTTGGCCAGCTGTATCCCATACGTTGAATTTAATAGGACCTCTGTTAGTGTGGAACACGAGAGGACGGACCTCAACACCCAGGGTGGCTACATACTTCTTCTCAAATTCACCAGTCAAGTGACGTTTTACAAATGTTGTTTTTCCAGTACCTCCATCTCCAACTAATACAAGTTTGAACTGCACCTGGGGTTCTCCTTGGGCGGCCATCACGATGGTTCTTCCAGAAGCGTCTCCATCTCCGCCTGACTGAACGATGGAAAGATGGTGGAAGCACAATTCAAATACCCGGAGATGCAGCTGCCGCTGCCGCACCGCGGAATAgggctcagttctaatttttaaggaattattttcttcaatgggcttttgtcctttttccatttggccaattctattttttagggagttattttcctcagtaaatttttgtatatcttttcccatgctattgactTTTTTACATGATTCTCTTAAATTATTCTGatttcctttccaaatttttcttctacttctctaatttgctttttaaaatccttttaaaattctttaaagaattctttctgggcctgagaccaaattacatttttctttgaggtttcacatgtagccatttttacgctattgtcctcttctaaatttttgccttcattctctctgtcaccacagtaactttctatagtcaagttctttaaaaattttttttgcttatttttctgccccttttttttttcagtgacttggTGTTTTTGTGTGAGAGTTAGGCTCTGATCctgcactgtcctaagctttttGTGCTTGGGTCAGggtcttactgctggctttcactaGGCTTCAaggcttagctgcttgctttcaTTAGAAAATTGGTTACCCTTCTGGCTTTTACTGGGGGTGGATTCTCCCTGTTGACCCTTCCAGGGTTTGGGTTTAGCTTCTGGCTTGCCCTAGCAGTGGGGCCTTTCTGCTGGATTGCTCTTGTAAGATGGTCTTTCTGGTGGCAGGCCCTGGAAGAATAATCTTGTTGCTGGTCTGCCCTAGGGGTAGGGCCTTTCTGCTGGGTTATGATGGAAACTGGGTCTTTCCACTGGCAGGCCCCAGGGGTGGGGTCTTGCTGTTGGCCAGCCCCAGGGCAGGGCTTCGCTACTAGTCAGGATTGGGGTCAAGGTAGAAGTATCTTCTTGTATCTCTTCTTGGGAGCCATGTTTAttctttgtaacttttttttttggcagggcaattggggttaagtgacttgctcaaggtcacatagctaataagtgtgtcaagtgtctgaggccagatttgaacgcaggtcctcctgactccagggccagtgctctactcactgctccacctagttgcccctattctttgtaattttgcaacattcatttttgattgttttgtggtggttcttttcatttacatttttgtagtcagTTTAGTCTtcactctctttcttttactctgcatcagatcatgtaaattTTCCCATACCTCTCTGTATTCATgatgtttgttgtttcttacagtcagtatgttattctttttttaaaaaaaattagtttatttttagttttagtttacaccattcagttcctcaagtttttgagttttgaattttctcccccttcctttcctcccctttccgCACCCAAAACGGCATGCAACttcgatataggttctacatatactttcacactaaacatattttcacaatagtcaagttgtaaagaagaactataaccaatagaatgaaccacaagaaagaaggaacaaaacagaagccaacaaacaaaataaagagagcaaatagtttgcttcaatctgcatatctccataattttttctctggatgtgaattgctttttccatcatgaatcttttggagttgtcttagaaccttgcattgctgagaagagccaagtctgtcaaagttagtcatcaaagataccgtgtgtctgtaattatgtataatgttctcctggttctgttcccctcattcagcatcagttcatatgagtctttctaggttattatgaagactgtctgctcctcatttcttatagcacaatagtattccatttcagtATGTTATTCTTAAAGGGAAGACATTTTCCTCCTTAGCCTGtgattttactgttttagaatagAACAGCATAGAAAATGTTATACGTGGAAGGAtgcacaggatcataaattttgaactggaagggatcttaaaggtcgttgaatcccctcattttacgaatgaagaaactgagcttagagggttaagtgacttgcttagagtcacatagccagtaagagtccaattctatccactccaccacctggTCAGAAACCAGAGtggtaaagtgatttgttcagacATACACAATGAGCCATTGGCAGAGCTGGGGCTAGAACTCTGGTCCCCTGACTGCTAGTTCATCTTTACTTTCTGTTTTGCCTTAGGTATATGGCAGGTATGTAGGTATGATAGTATgcgtatttgtttttaaaaggaattatgCGTGTCACTTGCTGCTTCTTCGCCATTCAGAAGGCACTAGTAAAGGAATATCATCAGTATTAAGTTAGACAAACTAGAGAAGGTGAAgagcaaatgttttttttttttaagtagcatAAAACAATactttttcctttataaaaattTCTTTGTGAGTTTACAAGGCAGTCACTTGGAACACTTAGAAGCTTTGCTTAACATGAAGAAGGGGAGCGTTGAAAACATAAATGCTTCCTCAGCAGGCTTGGGACTCAAATACTTTTTCCTTTAGGAAAGAgtcttctttaaaaatgtaaCCGTGAAAAGGTTGATTTTCTTGCTTCCCACTTCCCAGTGTAAAGAGAAGGAGTCAATTAGTCATCAGGGGTGGTTCCTCCAGGCATCAAGGATGGGGAAAAGAGGGTACTGGGTCAAAAGTGGTATTGACTGATGGTACTTTGGGACAAAAGTGTGTAACTATAACAATATTGTCTTAAGGAAGATCTGGGGAAACTActcatcccagctctgccccttctGCCAAACTCCTGGAGCAAGGCATGTTGGGACTTTTGGCCAGTTTAGAACACCACTGTAAGAAGTGGACAGCAAGGATGGCTTTCAATATATGGAATTTCCCCTTTCCCCGTCCCTTCACCGTGATGGAAAGGGGTAACACTCTAATCATGTGGGACACAAGACTTGTGGTGACAATTTCAGTGGTCTTTGGTTGGAGAGATTGGATCTGGGGTAGACTTATTTCCTAACAGCTCCAGCCTAAGTCCAGGGCTAGTTGGATAGTTTATTTGTTCCACCTGGGGTAGCTGTTTACCCTCAGTCTGATGCCTTCTCCCTGCCATGATTACTGGCCTCACAACACTCCCTCACTTATTCCTGAGAGGGAGAAGACCAGACCAGCTGTTGCTCCCACTCAGCTTTTGCTCCCACCAGCTTTTAGAAGTCTATGGTTACTGTGGCATTTTCAGTTGAGAAATGCCCACACTTCCCTACCTAAATGACCTGATAGAGCAGATCCTTGGTgaaattcttcagagagattgATTCAATCTCAGGGAAGCCATCTTGGGAGTGAAGGAAAGGAATTTGGGAAGTTTTTCAGGTAAGGGACTTGCGGTGAAACTAATGGAGGCTTTGAAGTCATCATGGATGGAGTGTGGCTCACCACAGTCTTCCCAGTATTTAAGATCTCTTTCTGGGATACCTTAAAGTGGGTAACATGGTAACATTAATGTTTAACTCCTTAATGCTATTTCACTTGTCCACAGTTTTTCAAGAAGTGTGGGTATATGCATCATAAGCACATCACCATTGTCACTTACAGTGCTATATTGGGCCAAAGAACTAGTAAGTCCTTTAGGCCCTACTCTGCTTATTTCATAGTCAAGGGTCACCATCTTGTTTTGGCTCATCTCTGGTTCGGGTGGGAGGGTTTGGATGGGTAGGAGGGGGTAGAGGCCACTCTGGGATTCTGACAGGAGATCTACCTTAAATACCATAGCTGCTGATCTGGTCTTTTATGGAGGAGTGTGTGTCAGCTGAGACACTGTTGTTATTTTCTTACGGAGGGgcttttcagtacttttttttttttttcctgattcagTGTCTTTCCTTTAGCTTCAAGGAGAGGATGGAGTTTCTGTTGACTATTCATGCTGAGGATTTCTCCTTTATTTAGGAATTTAGAATGTCCTGATCTAGATACCCTGCCTGGGACTTGTACCTGCTTTAGAAGATCTCTCTATTGTTGCTGCTGTCACTTTGTGAAATGCCAGTGCTTTCAATTGTTCTTCTTTGGGGGACCATAGCCCCCAGAGCCCCCATTTTAGAAATCAGGGTAGACATTACCAAGGAGGGTTAGAGAGAAGAGTGACCCGTAAGGACTTGCTTCACAAGTTTCACTTGTTTCTATAAACAGGGAAGTGTGGGGACTTATTTTTGGCCACATCTTGAGGTATACAGAATACCCTATACTGGTGGCTCCTACAGAGGCTAGAAGAGACTGGAGCTGAAAGTGGATTGAAAATGTTTTACTCAGATTGTACCTGAATTGTTCATATTTTTACTAAAAATGACCATGAAACCTTTTAAAAAGTGCAATAAAAATAGTTTGAATGCATGCCTCTTTCTGACCACTGGATGGCACCATTAGATCAAGAATGAAGGGTTTTAGACTCAGGTttacatagaatcttagaatttagaactggacaGGATTTTAGAGAATAgacattcttaacctggggcccatgAGCTGGCTTTTGTGGTATTTACATAACTgtgttttaatataattagttttctttgtaataatgtgtattttatgtatttaaaaacattattctgagaaataaTCCTGTAGGCTTCATCTGACCACCAAAGGGTTCCATGTTTCAAAAAAGGTTAAAAGCCCCATATCTTCATTTATAGTTTAACCTCTTTATAGAGGCAGAGGAAGTGATTTGACTCTAGTTCACATGCCTAGAGTTAGTTCACCACTCTCAGTTTTTGAtcacatttttcctttgaaaaatgctTTTTCCCATGCTCAGACCCCCAAATGGATCTTTGATCTCATTGTTCAGTGATCCCGATTGAAACCCTGTTATGCCTCTCCATCTTTTGCAACTCTTTTTGATGTGTTCCGTAAGTTTGCATCAGGGGGTTTTACCCAACGTGTTGGAAGcctattttttccccctgaaattgGGGAGCTATCTACTCATTATACCTTACCACGTAACTAGCCCACTTTCTTCCTATCAAATATTTCCATGATAACAATTTTTACTCATGTTCTTTGAAATTCTTAATTGGTTGTATGTTGCATCCTGTTCATACTCACCTGTAAGCCTCTCCTTTGCTATCTgtgttttaattctttggagattttCATATATTCCATATCTTCTCCATAGCAGCACTGGTAGAgtgttggtattaaaaagataagCTTCTCCTTTCATGGGAAGCTTGAGGTCATTAAAGGagatttgcaatttcctgaaggcaCTTTGTCCTGCTCTTTTCCTCCTGTTCAACTCAGGGCCAAATTATTAATGATCCGTATTGTCTGTCCCAATTATATATCTTGACTCACAATCTCTCTATGCTTTTCATTGAAATTCATATCATAATCTGGGCAATTGAcgttcttcatccacttggtctttcttaTGTGGTTGGTTGGAACAAACTTTTTTAATGTTTACTGAGTCTCTGCAACGTTGCAGGGTTTGATACCATCGGCACAATCTCTTCTTCAAACGTGAGCATTGGGAAGGCCTCATCATCCATGGAGAAATCATTTTCTCCTTGGACTGAGTTTTGGATCTCCTCCATCACAGTAGTGAACACCACAGTGATGAGCATATATCTTcctgttttgttcttttcatgatttttatgATTATAGAGTTGATGAAAAGGATTATTTCTGTTGTGTCTTTCAAGACCTTTTGAATGAATTTGATGTATGCATGGGAGATACCTTTAAGTAAGTGTTTTGCTCTACTGAATCTAATGCTTTTTAATTGCTGACAGACAATAAGCATGATAGGATCTTATATTTTCTACatcttttaataaatttaaagatGGTAAAGATGTAGTTCAGTGTTGAATGATTTTCATGAGTCTGCTCATTCCTTACTATTAAGGATGTCTTTTATTTGTGTGTAGATGATGCACATAAAATTTTTGGGTAGTTGGAGCCATTAGTAGGTGGGTAGTTGTAGATATTTTCTTGTCGCCTTTTTTGGGGCATGAATAATATGAGTTTTTTCCATGACTTTggtatcttctcttcctttagatatcttgcatatcaatccactgtgccacctagctgcccccattaccatttctactttttcaatAAGTACAATTGGGATTGTGATGTTAGGGTCCAAGAGTAGTATTTTCTCTcttaaggggagaaaaaaatcccTCAGCCCATCTTATTTATAAAAAATCAAACATATACGCCagtctctctgtttcctcaaaaaTGAATCATTAGACTGAATCCTTTAGTATTATATAAAGACATACTTTGGTCATGTCTTatttctttggcctcagtttacaGCCCCTGTACAAAACATCACCTCGTGACTAACCTGGAGATGAGTGCCTGATCACAACTTGGTTTGTTGCCAGTCTGTCCTCAAGGCCTTTCTGGCTTGTGCTTCACTGGTGATAGCCTTAATACAGGCTCACTTTCATATTACTGTTGTTAACATATAATTGCACATGGATAGACTGAAAAATCTTTAGCCTTATATTTTATGGCATTTGTCATATTCCATTTTATGTTATAATTCCCTAGTATATGTGCCATCTCCCATATGAGGCTAATCATCTTGGTAGCGGGGGCAGCATCATATTTACTCTTGTATCTCCAGCATGACCTAGCATTGTTCCTTGTACCTAGGTGGTACTTAATTAGCTCACAAAATTGGCCAGataaaaagcaacaaaacagAATTCTTGACCTACAAGATCAGTGTGAAGGTAAAAGAACTGCTTTTCACTGTatgttgcacatagtaggtccttaataattgcgtctttaaatttaatttttgaattatcaaCTTAAGCAACAAAAACAGAGATTGTTTCCATATATACAATAGAATACAAAaggaggattatatatgaaactgggaatctccatttcataccatatgcttttaaaaaaggaactacATAATGAAATTGACATGCAGCTTTCAAACTGTTCTGCTTGGCCTTGCTcctgaacttccttctcttctgttcattaaaaaaaatatttctgttgttttctctctctctgtctctttttttgacATCACTATTGCTGACTCTCTACTCCGCCTTCCTCCCCCAAATcaaaaatcaagagagagaaaaaaacttaTAACAAATAAACTTAGTTGTACAGTGActatattaaagaaaaatgtgCGTCTTCTTCTGTGCCTTGAGAATGAATACCCATCACCTTTTTGTCCGGAGGTAGACAATGTGCTTCGACCTAAGTCTTCAGGATCTATGGTTAGTTGTTGCTcagatcagagttctgaagtcctTCAAAGGTCTTTTTCTTTAAAGTGTATTGCccttgtatatattgttctcctgattcttcttccttcattctgcatcagttatTAATTactcaggattctctgaaatcatctctttcatcatttcttatcccaTGATGATTCACATTTTGGGAGGGACTTCTAAAAGTCAGAACTTCTATGTCTGGTTTCTGACTCCACTGGGGCTTTA
This region of Trichosurus vulpecula isolate mTriVul1 chromosome 3, mTriVul1.pri, whole genome shotgun sequence genomic DNA includes:
- the LOC118844350 gene encoding GTP-binding nuclear protein Ran-like, whose translation is MAAQGEPQVQFKLVLVGDGGTGKTTFVKRHLTGEFEKKYVATLGVEVRPLVFHTNRGPIKFNVWDTAGQEKFGGLRDGYYIEAQCAIIKFDVTSRVTYKNVPNWHRDLVRVCENIPIVLCGNKVDIKDRKVKAKSIVFHRKKNLQCYDISAKSNYNFEKPFLWLARKLTGDLNLEFVAMSALAPLEVVMDPALAAQYEQDLQIAQTTALPDEDDDL